Within the Rosa rugosa chromosome 2, drRosRugo1.1, whole genome shotgun sequence genome, the region ACAGAAAGATGCAGAAGAAGGTTCTAGAATCCGTCACGGAGGTCAGCGACATCGACGCCGTAATCGAACAGGCCGACGAGGCCGACCGCCTCTTCTCCCTCAACAACCCTAACCCCAATCTTCTCATCAACCTGTGAGTTCTCcgccctctctcttctcttattTTCTATCAAATTACATGCTCAGGTTATTGAATTGAATTGGGATTGTTTCGAAGGGACGGGAGTGAGATAACCCCGCCGGAGCAAAGGAGGGAGCAGCAGAGGAAGGAGGAGGCCTTGCACGCCGGTAGTCTCCAGGTGCCACGTAGGCCGCCGTGGACTCCGGAGATGTCGGTGGAAGAGCTCGATGACAATGAGAGGCAGGCCTTCTTGGTCTGGCGCAGAAGCCTCGCCAGGCTTGAGGAGAATGACAAGCTTGTTCTTACTCCCTTTGAGAAGAACTTGGATATCTGGAGGCAGCTGTGGCGTGTCGTTGAGCGTAGCGATTTGGTAACATTCGATAGGCATTGCTTCCTTGTCTCTGTCGATTAATTCATTGCTAGGGATAACATTGGTGTTGTTGTGTTTGCAGCTTGTGATGGTTGTTGATGCCCGGGATCCTCTGTTCTACCGCTGCCCTGATCTTGAGGTAATGCAGTTGATCCTTGTTTGAGCAAATACAACACATTTTTACAACTTCCGAATGCTATTGGTTTGTGGTGCTTCTTAATATTGATGATTTATTGTTATTGCAATGACATAAAGTTTGGAGCAAATTGTTACGGATTGCTATATACACCTGAAGTGGCACTTAACTGATGTTATTACATGTTAAGTTACTTAAAAATTATTGAGGTGTGTTGCCTCATCAGTTAACCATGAACAGCAAAATCTAGTTCAAAGCATTGTCTTGTAAGCACTAGTGCAATGCAAGCATCTGGTTAATTGAATAAAATAACAGTTAGAGTCTTATTATAGTGATTTCTTGATGCAGATAATGATAGTGGTTCTGTGGTTCATACTAACTATTGGAAGTGTTTAGTTACACTGTATTGTTTCTTGGTTCATTGTATCTTTTCGACAGTTTATTTACATTTGTTAAATGTCAAGGAGACGAGCGAGAGTGTTTCCACAAACTTTTATCtcttaagaaaaaaagaattttgatgTTTTGCTCACCCCATTTTGGTATTCTGGTTTGGTCCCTACTCTTTAAGGTCTATATAGAAAATGACGATATGAATTTGGTTTCCTTGTGTTCAAAAAGCTAAATATGTTGGATGTTCTTTTCTCTGTTAATGTTTGATGGCACAGTTCACTCCATGAATTTTCTAGTGATTAATTGTTTATAGTCATGGAAAATTTCAAGATAttttgaaatgaagaaatgatcACAATGATAAGATGTGTTATAACTCTTCAGAAACCTTGGATAAGAACATACATGATGTTGGTTTTTCTTTGATGCAGGTATATGCACGAGAGGTTGACAAGCACAAAAGGACAATGCTTCTTGTTAATAAAGCAGATCTGTTACCTGTATCTGTTAGGTTGGTATTTTCATAAACATGAATTTGTGATTGCCAGAGGTCATGTTGATTCTTATTGAACTTTCTTTTATATTCCAATAAAAAGTTCTATTTCTTATCAAGAAATATAATCATGAGCAGCCAATCCATTTGCCAATTATTTATCCTCCTAAATTCTTTTACTGCTTGGCTTTTTCTTCAGAGAGAAGTGGGCAAAATATTTCCGTTCCCAAGAGATTCTTTTTGTCTTTTGGTCGGCCAAAGCTGCTTCAGCAGCCATAGAAGGGAAACAACTCAGTTCTCCGTGGAGTACAGAAAATTGCCAGCAGAATTCGGAGGACCCtgatacaaaaatatatgggaGAGATGAGCTTTTGGCTCGTTTACAGTCTGAGGCTGAAGAGATAGTCAAACTTAGAAGGAACTCGGGATCCAGTGGCACAGGCTCATCCAACATTCGTTCGCAAATTGGAAGTGTATCACCTTCAACTAGTGTTGTTGTGGGGTTTGTTGGTTATCCAAATGTTGGGAAAAGCTCAACAATAAATGCCTTGGTAGGCCAGAAGAAGACAGGCGTTACCTCCACTCCAGGGAAGACGAAGCATTTCCAAACATTGATTATATCTGATGCGTTGACACTTTGTGACTGCCCTGGATTAGTGTTTCCATCCTTTTCAAGCTCAAGACATGAGATGATTGCTTGTGGTGTATTGCCAATTGATCGAATGACTGAAAAGAGGGAGGCTGTGCAGGTAGTGGCTGATCGAGTTCCAAGACATGTTATTGAAAAAGTGTACAATATTGATCTGCCAAAACCGAAATCCTACGAATTGCAATCGCGGCCACCTCTGGCAGCTGAGCTTATGAGAGCCTACTGTGCCTCCCGTGGGTATGTTGCCTCAAGTGGGCTGCCTGATGAAACTAGAGCTGCCCGTCAATTGTTGAGGGACTACATTGATGGGAAGCTGCCCCATTATGAAATGCCCCCTGGAATGacagatgaagaagatgatgtggGACACAGACACGTCTTGTCCGAACAGCATGAATCAGATTCATCTGATACGGAAACCTCTCCAGATTCTGATGGTGAAAATGTGCCAGAGATTGATCATGTCCTGGATGACCTCAATTCATTTGACATAGCCAATGGGCTCGCTGCCAATAAGAAAGCAACTGTCAAGAAGCTCAATGCACCTCATAAACAACACAAGAAGCCTCAGAGGAAAAAAGATCGCACATGGAGGGTAGGGAATGATGGTGGTGATGGAATGCCGGTAGCAAGAGTCTCTCAGAAACCAGTAAACACAGGTCCTGTTAAGTTCGAATAGTTATTTGATATAGCCTTTTACCATTTGCTCAGCTTGCTCTGCAAAATTAATATTGCCAGTTGCTTGTAATAGTTTTTCACTATATCTCCTGTGCTTGGGGGCCATAGTCTTTACACTTCTTTACCAGCCAAACCACCAGAACCAAAAACTGAAGAAGGAAAGGAAAGGGAAAGGAAAGTGAAATATGTTTATTTTGTTCACGTATTTGTTTATCCGAAGATATTCAGGTTCAGGAAATTCGTGGATTTTCTTGCTTATTGTTTTCTGTGAGTTTGTATGATCTCTGTATTGTGATGGATTTAGATGATAAGATGCGACCATGCATAGTCGGGAGTTGGGACTGGTGGCAATGCAACTACAGTACTGGACAATATAGCTCTAATAGAAACTCCGCTGAGGTTATTTGGTAACATTTTATACTGAATATTCATATTAGTAGCATACTGGCCTTTTTGCATGTGTGATCCGTTTGCGAAATGTCACCTTATTTTTGTTCTAATTATTGTCGGATCGATTTAGTGTATCAGTGTATCTGATAGAAAAGATTATTTTGTCGTGCCACTTGAGTGTTGAAGTGATGAGATTGTCATTTATTTATTCTAGATAGTTAGAAATTTACTTCatttataggctcgctttaataaaaccactgcaagtggcctagtggttcttgcctagttgggtgtgctccccaatctaggttcgaaccccgaagctgtcaaagtggccagacactgtgctgcaatgcacagttggagcatttcacatgcgccgaaagggtttatcttgggcctaggaagcctttgggttctccttgacaaagtcaaaaaaaaaaaaaaaactcgctTTAATAAGTCGAGTATTATTGGTGTATAACAAACTTTGCTCATCTTTGTTTTTATGGTACCTGGACTAGAGATTTTGATATCAAGCATAGATCAATCATCAATGTTCTGGCCATAGTGAAATCGAATTAtgcctctctcttttttttttttcttctaaaaaacaaaccattgTACAAACAAGTTAAACTAAGGAAAGAGGATCTCCAAGGCAAACAAATGTTACATGCTACTAGTCATTGTTGAGATCGAAGATTACATAAAGTACTTTGACAAATATGTTTAACTTACATAAACTATGTAGAACCCAATCTATAAATGATTTTATTTATTCCGTAAAGAGTTGTACCAGGTTGATATACCATGCATGAACACTCTTGAGGTCAATCAAAGCTTTCGAAAATATAATTCAAATCAACTCTTGATAGATAAGCTGTCAAGTGAGTCATGCACGCATTATGTAATAATCCTAAATTCGAAGAGATCTTTTTTCATGGTACCGTAGGTTTCATCTTAAAAATTTGATGCACCAATAATTCTATGACATGTGGAGACTAGGAGTTTACACAAAAATCATTAAGGAACCTTTTCTCTGCAATTAAGAAGATGGGAAATTATCGCATCTTCCTAGTTCATTCTACAAACTATAAATTTTGTGCAAATTCATTAGactccacacacacacaaacacacacatttatatatatataggatttttctcaggtgcggacgtccgtaccgaaatttcggtacggatttcctgttttcaaccactttccggccacatttttacatcttaaccgttcagtttttaggttctaatgtatagatcacctctacaaaatttcagccaatttggtgatcgttaaggcatccaaaactgcaatttacacgaatggACCGAATCtatcgaaccggaaccgttcgtatttataatggtaaattgcagttttggatgccttaacgatcaccaaattggctgaaattttgcagaggtgatctatacattaggacctaaaaactgaacggttaagatgtaaaaatgtgatcggaaagtgggggaaaacgggaaatgacgtccgcaccgtagcctgactatatatatatatatatatatatatatatatagcgttTCAAACCACCTTAGAATAAGGAGATGTTTTGGCGGTACTATGGAGAGATTGCTTGTGGTGGATGTGATCCGATgatcccatatatatatatatatatatagcgttTCAAACCACCTTAGAATAAGGAGATGGTTTGGCGGTACGTACTATGGAGATATTGCTTGTGGTGGCTGTGATCCGATGATCCCTGCAAAGTGAAAAAAATGGACAAGGTATGGTATTAGTTTAGTGAATTTAATACTCGAACCACTTTAGTTCAACCCCTGAAAATGAGAATGGGATCACTTCAACCAACTAGTTATGTGATATATCACCTGAATTGTTGTGAGTGAGAAAGGAACCAATCATTgaggaaaaataaatatatacctCCTCCAATGGGGGTGCCGATCAGGTTGCGGCCTTTGCCGTTTACGGTGCCTTTGGTAGGCCTGCCGCTGACACTGACTACAGTAAGGGCGGCCAAATCGTTGTGATTACACTTAGTAATGCCCTTCCGACTAGGGCGACAATTAATAGAAATCCGGTTTGAGGAAGGAGGAGATGACAGACGACCAAGTTCTTGGTTGGATGCGTATGCATGAAGAATACTATTTGTAGATataaaggaagagaagaagatcagaaagagaaaaaagcAGCCATGAGCCATCACCATGTGTACTTATAAACTCTGCGTTAAGTTTAGAATGATTTCCCACCCAGTATTGCAGACTATTTATATATTGGCAATGATAGGGGGTCTCAATGGAGCCTAAGATTTGTGTCCTcaaatcttaggtgtcatgtgttgtatatattttattttcaatttcacatACTATATTTTGCCACATCATACTCTtgcaacaccaattttaccattttatatttccttttaaATATTAAGGGGTGAACCAATGACATTGATGAATTTGACTAGGTGACAAAACAAATATCAGCTATTAAATATGTACTAATTTAAGGGATCGAcatttgaccaatatttttattcattcaattaaattctttcctatagTTTTTCTTTCCTGatagcattaatatattgaagtAGGTGACAAGAAATATGtatttgttgtagagaaactgaaattgagagaaatttgctgtgtattctcattgataacaggggcctctttatatagaggattacaatgcatagagtctcaatcatacaaggaaagataatctctagattcttctaattaaaccctattaccactaggtcaagtaacctagagtttgggccaaacacaaattagggtttacttgaacactcccccttgtgttgcccaaacgcggtgcttctctcgttgcctcgttaaaaaccttgccgagtaacaaaaacccagtgggacaaaaataacctcggtcgaaggggaaaaagagcacaacatacccttcacgtttcgagacgaacatgtagacatctccccctgatgtctgcgcctccccctgatgactacgatcatgggagttcagataatttccgcaagccaattcttgccacatgtttctcgaacgtggatttgggcaatgacttagtaaacaagtctgccacattgtcctcagatcgaacctggttcactttgatcttgaggagcttctgttgttgctgattgtagaagaatttaggcgatatgtgcttggtgttgtcgcctttgatgtagccttgcttcatttgttcaatgcatgcagcattatcctcataaatgcttgttggctcatctgtggtagacttcaaatcacaattgcttcgaacatgcgtaactatggatcgaagccatatacattcacgaactgcttcgtgaagagcaataatctctgcatggttcgaagaagtagcgactaaggtctgttttgtagacctccaagatatcgcggtctttcccatggtgaaaacataaccagtttgggagcgacctttgtgtgggtcagagaggtacccagcatcagcaaaaccttccaaaacacttatatcgttttgggatggggagagggaacacagtccaccatgtgtggcgtccctggtaCTTGATGAGTCCGAAtacatcttctctctgtagggatagaacaagcctatatcgatcgtaccacttaggtatcgaaagatatctttaacaccagtccaatgccgtcgtgtaggcgcagagctatatctagctagcaagttcacagcgaatgagatatccggtcttgtgcattgtgctaagtacaataatgcgcctattgcacttaggtatggcacttctgcctctagcacttcttcatcatcatcttttggacgaaattgatcatTCCtgggatcaagactacggacgaccattggggtgcttgaaggcttaatcttgtcagtgttgaaacgcctaagcatcttttgggtataagctgattgatgaatcaggataccatctctacggtgctcaagttctaaaccgagacaaaaccgtgttttcccaagttctttcatctcaaactcggatttcaagtgttcagccgtttcccttaactctttaagggtgccaattatgttcatgtcatcgacataaaccgctactattgcaaatccagaacttgtcctttttatgaacacacatgggcatagttcattgttgacatatccctttccaatcaagtagtcacttagacggttataccacatccgtccggattgtttcaatccatatagtgagcgtttcaatctaatcgcaaacgcgctccgtggtttagagccacttgatttgggtaactgaattccgtctggaatcttcatgtatatctatgtatctagatccccatatagatacgcagtaaccacatccataagctgcatgttcagtttttcggaaactaccaaactgacaaggtagcggaacgttatgacgtccattacgggagaataggtctcctcgtagtcgattccagggcgttgtgagaaaccttgcgccacaaggcgagctttgtaccttacaatctcgtttttctcattacgctttctaacgaatacccatttgtgaccaactggtttggtgttgggcggtagtggcacaactggtccgaatacctttcttttcgctagagaatcaagttctgcctggatcgcatctttccactttggccaatcagctctacgttggcattcatcaacggagcgtggttcgatgtcatcggtctcaataatctcacgcgccactgaatacgcgaatacatcatcaatgatgatggagtttctttcccacgtcccatgtacactagtgtaattaacagagatctctacgttctcagggataggttctgacattgaggcgtcccccaatgatgtctcttggacataaccataatccggaacattctcatgggacggattttgagtatcgatgatcaaaggatttgtttgtgcctcattcgctctctagggcgagtatccttcgaaccaatcggtctaccgcgctttcttgcgggacctgcggccatagatgccacatcattgccatgttgggcaatggcgccatctcctggtgtcacaggagtggcgtggtgtccagtatttgggacatcgatccttgcaggcacgtttgcagcaggtatgtgtgatctcgtcactttggcaacatcagaaaacgcatccggcagagtgtctgctacgttctggagctcgattattcttcgcacttcaagttcggactgtgcggtacggggatcgagatgagacatagtggggatagaccacgacaattcctgtcgttcctgttgaacatctgtgttcttatctccccctaacgatgggaagactgtctcatcaaagtgacaatccgcaaatctagcggtaaagagatcgcctgtcaagggttcaaggtagcggacgatcgttggagattcatatccaacataaatgctcattcgtcgttgtggacccatcttagtacgctgtggcggcgtaataggcacataaatggcacacccaaaaatgcgtaagtgcgagatatcaggctcgtacccagtcactagctgtaacgcagagtaagattgggtggcagtgggtcgtagacgaaatagcgtcgctgcatgcaatattgcatatccccaagcagaaacagggagattggtgcgcataaccaatgtccgtgctatcatctgtagtcgtttgatagcggcttctgcgagaccattttgggtatgaacatggggaactggatgctctacatcaatccccagtgacatacaatagtcatcgaacgttttcgatgtaaactccccagcattatcaagtcgaattgacttaataggatggtcagggtagtgagcccgtagacggataatctgggagaggagtttagcataagcagcatttcgagtggacaatagcgcgacatgtgaccagcgtgttgacgcatcaaccaataccataaagtatttaaaaggtccgcatgatggttgaattggtccacagatatccccttggattctctgtaagaacggaatgagtattttgggatcctttgcgtagaacgggctcggtcctaatttcccgaaggaacaggctttgcagaaagagcgaggggccttagaagcaaccaatgaggattttggttgggcctgagcgtctgtagcgctattagaagcaaagtgtgtgactacatctcccattatggcgttagagccatggaaattggtgtgtgtggcgtcatggccactaggaggaacaaccatggcgtcatgctcatggttggcgccattaatggcgtcatcacatgggacttgggcggccctatggcgccccaagacggctgcagctccagatgctgcaattgttgcggtcttgctaagtcctggaatcaattttcgattcttgcttcttctcactctgaagaatggatgtccgtgtgaagtctttagtatacggagcatcatatcacgaccaggatgtcctagtcggtcatgccaaagccaatatgtgtct harbors:
- the LOC133732270 gene encoding GTPase LSG1-2 — protein: MPPKNEKTKLGRALVRQHNQLIQQTKEKGIMYRKMQKKVLESVTEVSDIDAVIEQADEADRLFSLNNPNPNLLINLDGSEITPPEQRREQQRKEEALHAGSLQVPRRPPWTPEMSVEELDDNERQAFLVWRRSLARLEENDKLVLTPFEKNLDIWRQLWRVVERSDLLVMVVDARDPLFYRCPDLEVYAREVDKHKRTMLLVNKADLLPVSVREKWAKYFRSQEILFVFWSAKAASAAIEGKQLSSPWSTENCQQNSEDPDTKIYGRDELLARLQSEAEEIVKLRRNSGSSGTGSSNIRSQIGSVSPSTSVVVGFVGYPNVGKSSTINALVGQKKTGVTSTPGKTKHFQTLIISDALTLCDCPGLVFPSFSSSRHEMIACGVLPIDRMTEKREAVQVVADRVPRHVIEKVYNIDLPKPKSYELQSRPPLAAELMRAYCASRGYVASSGLPDETRAARQLLRDYIDGKLPHYEMPPGMTDEEDDVGHRHVLSEQHESDSSDTETSPDSDGENVPEIDHVLDDLNSFDIANGLAANKKATVKKLNAPHKQHKKPQRKKDRTWRVGNDGGDGMPVARVSQKPVNTGPVKFE